Proteins found in one Acanthopagrus latus isolate v.2019 chromosome 3, fAcaLat1.1, whole genome shotgun sequence genomic segment:
- the rfx5 gene encoding DNA-binding protein RFX5, producing MSEDQRLQRAEASRRGEAGLEASEGDTEPSMLLQRLKGNISKSVQTKVDQILQDVQRFSDNDKLYLYLQLPSGPSSGDKSGGDSSSFNTADQLHTCNWIRSHLEEHSDTCLPKQDVYETYKRYCENLQHRPLSAANFGKIIRDIFPNIKARRLGGRGQSKYCYSGIRRKTVLNMPLLPNLDLKNDPAELTELVQTYKQEVTEAACELICDWAQKILKRSFDTVVEIARYLIQEHIVNPRCSQAELVTSAALAGGPAKPHKVIKKTPVISKAESDGAADQKRELGDSSSSSSLKLSSGDKSASAAKPSSLDTPPPPPSSSSSSSSSLRPAVEAFMKQLPRILPRSSIPDKAQLSVRSSPPSLAPKDASGVGGASGPGGPAAAAAASGGGVKVIAMATLPQQQGGPVPVMILPQGCLSYEREKVAPPPQPPPTPPQQHAPAAPTSVVQKPRGNATKRPLEVVTASGAVGVSGGPAANAPPVKRKRGRPRKPRPEDAPPPPPPPPPPPAAAALPPQSSPPAPPSHPPIITSLTGGVIQKASSSSSSTQPVLELVIQDQPGYVLSPLPAVSDPAHRGVVVQCQPGGTVETDRHSRPLLLLQSPGHHSWELAASGRTPMVEVIQKAPRPGNNNNSSGGGPPPAAHLHPSHLPLPTLHEERGEVEITLTPVELHVNPPLPAVSTSSSTPAAPASSITSITVGKSVEEEVEESSGTSSQREGH from the exons ATGTCGGAGGACCAGCGGCTCCAGCGGGCCGAAGCCTCCCGGCGAGGCGAGGCCGGCCTGGAGGCGAGCGAGGGCGACACGGAGCCCAgcatgctgctgcagagactcaaAGGAAACATCTC TAAGAGTGTTCAGACCAAAGTGGATCAGATTCTG CAAGATGTTCAGCGCTTCTCTGACAACGACAAGCTGTACCTGTACCTCCAGCTGCCCTCGGGACCCAGCTCCGGAGACAAGAG TGGTGGTGACTCCAGTTCATTCAACACAGCCGATCAGCTGCACACCTGTAACTGGATCCGCAGTCACCTGGAGGAGCATTCAGACACATGTCTGCCCAAACAGGACGTCTACGAGACGTACAA gaGATACTGTGAGAACCTGCAGCATCGTCCTCTGAGTGCCGCCAACTTTGGGAAGATCATTAGAGATATTTTCCCAAACATCAAGGCCCGGCGGCTCGGCGGCAGAGGACAGTCCAA GTACTGTTACAGCGGCATCAGGAGGAAAACGGTCCTCAACATGCCTCTGCTGCCAAACCTGGACCTGAAAAACGAcccg GCGGAGCTGACTGAATTGGTCCAGACgtacaaacaggaagtgacggAGGCGGCATGTGAACTGATCTGCGATTGGGCGCAGAAGATCCTGAAGCGTTCGTTCGACACGGTGGTAGAGATCGCTCGCTACCTGATCCAGGAGCATATTGTCAACCCTCGCTGCAGCCAGGCCGAGCTCGTCACCTCTGCAGCACtcgcag gaggtCCAGCCAAACCACACAAGGTCATCAAGAAAACTCCCGTCATCTCCAAAGCTGAGAGCGACGGAGCTGCTGATCAGaag agagAACTCGGGGActcttcctcctcgtcgtcACTGAAGCTGTCGTCTGGAGACAAATCAGCTTCAGCAGCCAAACCGTCCTCGCTGGACACTCcgcctcctcccccctcctcttcctcctcctcctcctcgtctctgcGGCCGGCG GTCGAAGCCTTCATGAAGCAGTTACCCAGAATCCTCCCTCGCAGCTCGATCCCTGATAAGGCCCAGCTGTCTGTCCGCTCCTCTCCGCCGTCACTGGCTCCCAAAGACGCCTCTGGTGTCGGGGGGGCATCTGGACCTGGAGGCccagccgccgccgccgccgccagcGGTGGTGGGGTGAAGGTCATCGCCATGGCAACGCTGCCCCAGCAGCAGGGCGGACCCGTCCCCGTGATGATCCTTCCTCAGGGTTGTCTGTCCTATGAGAGGGAAAAGGTTGCTCCACCACCACAacctcctcctactcctcctcagcagcacgCCCCTGCTGCCCCCACCTCTGTGGTCCAGAAGCCTCGAGGGAACGCCACCAAGCGCCCCCTGGAGGTGGTGACAGCCAGCGGCGCTGTGGGCGTGTCTGGAGGCCCTGCTGCCAACGCTCCTCCGGTGAAACGGAAACGTGGACGACCAAGAAAACCTCGACCGGAAGAcgccccgcctcctcctccgcctccccctcctcctcctgctgctgctgctctgcctccccAGTCCTCCCCTCCTGCACCTCCCTCCCACCCGCCCATCATCACCTCGCTGACAGGAGGAGTCATCCAGAaagcctcttcttcttcctcctccacgcAGCCTGTGCTGGAGCTGGTGATCCAGGACCAGCCAGGGTACGTTCTAAGTCCTCTGCCCGCGGTTTCGGACCCGGCTCACCGTGGGGTGGTGGTGCAGTGTCAGCCGGGCGGGACGGTGGAGACGGACCGCCACAGCcgcccactgctgctgctccagagtCCAGGACACCACAGCTGGGAGCTGGCGGCGTCGGGCCGGACCCCGATGGTGGAAGTCATCCAGAAAGCTCCGAGGCCGggcaataacaacaacagcagcggAGGCggtcctccacctgcagcacacCTCCACCCTTCTCATCTCCCTCTGCCCACGCTGCACGAGGAGCGAGGGGAGGTGGAGATCACGCTGACGCCAGTCGAGCTGCACGTCAACCCGCCACTGCCCGCTgtctccacctcttcttctaCTCCTGCTGCTCCggcctcctccatcacctccatcactgtgGGGaagagtgtggaggaggaggtggaggagagcagCGGCACCTCctcacagagagagggacactAG